From a region of the Chondrinema litorale genome:
- a CDS encoding lantibiotic dehydratase, which produces MKPDYNFHPKLILRTPTLPFQGDVSKEVIIRHLQDAHFLEALYLASPSVYSKCQLLVNNQITNPKEEQKILNTLIKYYTRMFSRCTPFGLFAGCTVVNWDESQNLKIDTSKKQQHTRLDMHYLCALSQHLAQKKFLKYELKYFPNSSVYKIGDEIRYIEYQYVDGKRIHQISAVENSEYLQKAFEICKTGCNPQNIAPYIIDDEIDKDTALEFIEQLISAQLLVSELEPAITGEEFIYQLLKVLERIESSNPDEELQQIIHHLKQIDELLKSIDGGNGNNLAAYEEIISILEKLEVPFEQNKLFQTDTIFPDEEQKLDIKYQQQIMEAFELLQYLTPKRDNKLLENFIKEFYTRYEDKEMPLLQVLDTESGIGFGEVDNSGNTPLVEDIELNDDHIKTTKIERSVAAQYLYEKVRAAEKNGQFCIQLDKQVFNKLPKQEFNLSPSLSVMFRMLDDEKLFIESFSGSSAANLLGRFAHANPKIDEVVNEVTELEQAKNTDVIFAEIVHLPESRIGNILLRPVFREYEIPYLTKSAVAADQQISLQDLYISVKNNQLVLRSKKLNKVIVPRLSSAHNYTNRSMPIYHFLAELQNQGLQTYLQLQPDHKQMGTAFIPRIIYKNIILYPATWKLQKDEFNMLIKGKDIPEALKQFQQKWNLPRYFVLADADRELMIDLENDLMTKAWIDTIKNRDEITLKEFIFDKTKNPITDANGKPIVNQFISSLIKQKAAHQIKIIAEDKADNQVQREFSLGSEWLYYKLYCGVDAADKILVETIKPLIELLRSENLIDKWFFIRFIDPDHHIRIRFHLPKVSVIGKVILQINTYLKPYEEENIIWQTQTAIYRRELERYGKKSITEIESLFAADSQFILEALEQLAFSDEATHHRWLFGISACNAILDVFNYTLSEKLEISRKLKTAFAEEFNMDKNLKLQLDKKYRSFRPDISALLNQNTPEEIDFLQFLCEPYKKLKLLAEKIMSSHNKPSLDGAVSSLLHMHLNRLLPAKQRLHELLIYDFMYRHYMSQQAILKKKKDFSHG; this is translated from the coding sequence ATGAAACCAGACTACAACTTTCATCCTAAGCTTATACTACGCACACCTACACTGCCATTTCAAGGAGATGTTAGCAAAGAAGTCATTATTCGCCATTTGCAAGATGCCCACTTTCTAGAAGCACTTTATTTGGCATCACCCAGTGTATATAGTAAATGTCAACTTTTAGTAAATAATCAAATAACCAATCCTAAAGAGGAGCAGAAAATCCTAAACACACTTATAAAGTATTATACACGCATGTTTAGTCGCTGTACTCCTTTTGGTTTGTTCGCAGGTTGCACAGTGGTTAATTGGGATGAAAGTCAAAATCTGAAAATAGATACAAGTAAAAAGCAACAGCATACCCGTTTGGATATGCATTACCTCTGTGCACTATCTCAACATTTGGCACAAAAAAAATTTCTTAAATATGAATTAAAGTATTTCCCCAATAGCAGTGTTTATAAAATTGGAGATGAGATACGCTATATAGAATACCAATATGTAGATGGCAAGCGCATCCATCAGATAAGTGCAGTTGAAAACTCTGAGTATTTGCAAAAAGCTTTTGAGATATGTAAAACTGGATGTAACCCTCAAAATATTGCTCCTTATATAATAGATGATGAAATTGATAAAGACACCGCCCTTGAGTTTATAGAACAACTCATCTCTGCACAACTCTTAGTAAGTGAGTTAGAGCCAGCCATCACTGGTGAAGAGTTTATCTATCAATTATTAAAAGTATTAGAGCGAATCGAGAGTTCGAATCCAGATGAAGAGTTGCAACAAATCATTCATCACCTTAAACAAATTGATGAACTACTCAAAAGTATTGATGGAGGTAATGGTAATAACCTAGCTGCTTATGAGGAAATTATAAGCATTTTGGAAAAACTGGAAGTGCCATTTGAACAGAATAAGCTTTTCCAAACAGATACGATTTTTCCAGATGAGGAACAGAAATTGGATATAAAGTATCAACAACAAATAATGGAAGCTTTTGAGCTGCTTCAATACCTCACACCCAAAAGAGATAATAAACTGCTCGAAAATTTTATAAAGGAGTTTTATACTCGATACGAAGATAAGGAAATGCCCTTGCTGCAAGTCTTAGATACAGAATCGGGCATTGGTTTTGGTGAAGTTGATAATAGTGGCAATACACCATTAGTAGAAGATATTGAATTGAATGATGATCACATCAAAACAACAAAGATTGAAAGATCGGTAGCTGCACAGTATTTATATGAGAAAGTAAGAGCCGCAGAAAAAAATGGTCAATTCTGCATTCAACTAGATAAGCAAGTTTTTAATAAACTGCCTAAGCAAGAGTTTAACTTATCACCTTCTCTTTCAGTCATGTTTCGCATGTTGGATGATGAAAAGCTTTTTATAGAATCTTTTAGTGGTTCGAGTGCTGCCAATTTGCTTGGTAGGTTTGCACATGCAAATCCTAAAATCGATGAAGTAGTAAATGAGGTTACGGAGCTTGAACAAGCTAAAAATACTGATGTGATATTTGCAGAGATTGTTCATTTACCAGAAAGTAGAATTGGAAACATTTTGTTAAGACCTGTTTTTCGCGAATATGAGATCCCCTATCTCACAAAATCTGCTGTTGCGGCTGATCAACAAATTAGCTTACAAGACTTATATATATCTGTAAAAAACAATCAGCTTGTATTGAGGTCTAAAAAATTGAATAAGGTGATAGTACCTCGATTGAGTTCGGCACATAATTATACAAACCGATCAATGCCGATTTATCATTTTTTGGCTGAACTACAAAATCAAGGTTTGCAGACTTATTTACAATTGCAGCCAGATCACAAGCAAATGGGCACTGCATTTATTCCGAGAATCATTTATAAAAATATCATACTCTACCCTGCTACTTGGAAGTTGCAAAAAGATGAGTTTAATATGTTGATCAAAGGAAAAGATATACCAGAAGCTTTAAAGCAATTTCAGCAAAAATGGAATTTGCCTCGCTATTTTGTTTTGGCAGATGCCGACAGAGAATTAATGATTGATCTTGAAAATGACTTAATGACCAAAGCTTGGATTGACACGATTAAAAACCGAGATGAGATAACACTCAAAGAATTTATTTTTGATAAAACTAAAAACCCTATAACCGATGCTAATGGTAAACCCATTGTAAATCAGTTTATATCGAGTTTAATAAAACAAAAAGCAGCACATCAGATTAAAATAATTGCTGAAGATAAAGCGGATAACCAAGTACAACGAGAATTTTCTCTAGGTTCTGAATGGTTGTACTATAAATTGTATTGCGGAGTTGATGCAGCAGATAAAATACTGGTTGAAACGATAAAGCCACTTATAGAGCTACTTCGATCAGAAAATCTAATAGATAAATGGTTTTTCATACGATTTATAGATCCAGATCATCATATAAGAATAAGATTCCATTTACCCAAAGTCTCTGTTATTGGCAAGGTAATCTTGCAGATAAATACATATCTTAAACCTTATGAAGAAGAAAACATCATTTGGCAAACGCAAACTGCTATTTATAGAAGAGAACTAGAAAGGTATGGTAAGAAAAGCATCACCGAAATCGAAAGTCTTTTTGCTGCTGATAGCCAGTTTATATTAGAAGCACTAGAACAATTGGCATTTAGCGATGAGGCTACCCATCATCGTTGGCTGTTTGGTATAAGTGCTTGCAATGCTATTTTGGATGTTTTCAATTATACCTTATCTGAAAAATTAGAAATTAGTAGAAAACTCAAAACTGCTTTTGCAGAAGAGTTTAATATGGACAAAAACCTAAAACTTCAACTTGATAAAAAATATAGAAGTTTCCGTCCTGATATTTCGGCTCTGCTTAACCAAAATACGCCAGAAGAAATAGATTTTCTTCAATTCTTATGTGAACCTTATAAAAAATTAAAATTACTGGCAGAAAAGATAATGAGCTCTCATAATAAGCCTTCGCTAGACGGTGCTGTTAGTAGTTTACTACATATGCATCTAAATAGGCTTCTACCTGCAAAACAGCGATTACACGAATTATTGATTTATGACTTTATGTATCGACATTATATGTCTCAACAGGCAATATTG